The Burkholderiales bacterium genomic sequence TATCGGTTTGCTGGGGGCGCATGGATGCAAGTGGACAGCAAGCGGCGCTAAAGTGCTGATGAATAGTCTGCACGGACCGGAAGAAGACCCGCGGCGCACGCTCTATCGTCCGTACCGCCATGTGGCAACAGCGCCCGATCTTGCATTGTTTTTTCGCGATGACCGGCTCTCCGATTTGATAGGTTTCGAATATGGAAAATGGAACGGCCACGATGCTGCGGTGAACTTTATCTCTGAGCTCGAAGCCATTGCTTCGCATGCAGTGCAAGGCGAAACACCTTTGGTGAGCGTGATTCTGGATGGCGAAAATTGCTGGGAATATTACCCTTACAATGGTTATTATTTTCTCGACGAGCTATACCGTTTATTCGAATCGCACCCGTTTGTTCGCACGACGACCTACCGCGCTTACCTTAATAAGATGACCACGGATGCGGCGGCGCTTGAGCGCATCACGGCAGGAAGCTGGGTATATGGCAACTTTACGACTTGGATAGGTTCCAACGAGAAGAACCGGGCATGGGATTTACTGTGTGCAGCAAAGCACAGCTTTGATCTGGTGATCGGGAGCGGACGCCTCGACCAAAAGCAGGTAACCGCGGCCTACCGGCAACTTACGGCGTGCGAAGCATCAGACTGGTTCTGGTGGATGGGCGACTACAACCCGAGCTTTGCGGTGGAGAGCTTCGATCATCTATACCGGGAAAATCTCGGAAGCCTTTACCGGCTGCTCAACCTGTCGCTGCCTGCTCATCTAGCGCACCCGATTAGCCACGGCAAGGGAACGCCCGAAGCGGGCGGTGCCATGCGCCGCGCTGCCGAACCGGTGCACGGTACTTAAAGAACGCCGCCATGATGCCCGGCGAGCGAAACGTCTCGCGAGACTAGATGCCCGTCGCTAATGTGAAACATCGCAGCAAAAGGAAATAGAAGCCTATGACAGCCCAGCCAGATTTTGTGCGCTTTTTTGAAGAAATTGGCATCCGCAATGTGCCTCAAGTCGGGGGCAAGAACGCCTCGCTGGGAGAAATGTATCGCGAACTGATCCCACGCGGGTTGCGGGTCCCAAACGGTTTTGCAACGACGGCCAAGGCATATCGTTACACGCTTGACCGTGCCGATTCGTGGAAGGCACTTCGCGAGGCCTTGTCCGGGCTCAATCCCGCGGACGTCAATGACCTTGCGACGCGTGCCGCGCGCGCCAGAGACATCTTATATCGTGCACCTTTGCCGTCTGACTTTGCAGACGAAATTGTTCGGGCATATGGGCAGCTCGTTAGGCAATATGGTCCCGAATTGAGCGTGGCCGTCCGCAGCTCCGCGACTTCGGAGGACCTTCCTAGTGCGAGTTTTGCCGGTCAGCACGAAAGCTTTCTGAACATTCGCGGGGAACAGCAACTGCTTGATGCGTGCCGACGCTGTTTTGCGAGTCTGTTTACCGATCGTGCCATCCGCTACCGGATTGACCACGGCTTTGACCATTTTAAGGTTTTGATGTCGGTGGGCGTGATGAAAATGGTACGGTCGGATCTTGCCGCAAGCGGCGTCATGTTTACGCTCGATACAGAAAGCGGATTTCGCAACGTCGTGTTCATCAACGCCGCCTACGGCCTGGGGGAAAACGTGGTTCAGGGAACGGTGAACCCGGATGAATTTTATGTTTTTAAGCCGACACTGCGCGCGGGATACCGCACCGTGTTGCGCCGCATGGTCGGCAAGAAGGAATTCAGGATGGTTTACGCCAGCGACAGTGCACATGGCACAACGCAGAACGTTCCTGTCTCGCACGAGGAACGCCGCCGCTTTTGCATCTCGGACAAAGAGGTCGTCGAACTCGCCGAAGCCGCGATTAAGATCGAAGAGCACTACAGTACCCGCGCAGCTGCACCCATGCCAATGGACCTGGAGTGGGCCAAAGACGGGATCGATGGACTGCTCTATATCATTCAAGCGCGTCCCGAGACGGTGGTGTCACGACGGACCGCGGGCGTTCTGGAGGAGTACCGGCTTAACGGCAAGGGAAAGGTGAAATGCACCGGGCGGGCGGTCGGCGAAAGCATCGCCACGGGGACGGCGCGAGTGATTCAATCCATCGAACAGCTACCTGAGTTCCGGGATGGAGAGATCCTGGTCGCTAAGACCACGGCTCCCGACTGGGGGACAGTTATGAAAAAGGCCTGCGCAATTGTTACCAGCCACGGCGGGCGCACATGTCATGCCGCCATTGTGGCGCGCGAGCTTGGCATTCCCGCGATCGTCGGCGCCGAGGGCGCGACCGAGTTGATAAAAACCGGTGACAAGATAACCGTTTCCTGCGCGGAGGGTGATGTCGGCAAGGTTTACGACGGCGCCATTCCGTTTGAAAAATCGCAGATCAATCCCGGTGCCATGCCGCAGCCGAAAACCCACGTAATGGTGAATCTTGGCAACCCCGAGCTGGCATTTCGCACGAGTTTCCTGCCAAACGACGGAGTCGGGCTCGCGCGCATGGAGTTCATCATCATCGAGTACATCAAGGCGCATCCGATGGCGCTTGCTCATCCCGAGCGCGTGACCGACGCAAAAGAGCGGGCTGCGCTCGAGGAGCTTGCAAGTGATTACGCGTCGCCCGCTGATTATTTTATCGAGAGGCTTTCCGAGGGGGTGGCGACGATCGCTGCGGCCTTTTATCCCAAGCCCGTGATTGTGCGGTTGTCGGATTTCAAAAGCAACGAGTACGCGTCACTGCTAGGCGGAAAATGGTTCGAACCGGCCGAGGAAAACCCGATGCTCGGATTTCGCGGTGCGTCGCGTTACGCCCATCCGGCGTACGCAGACGGATTTATCCTTGAGTGCCGGGCAATGCAGCGCGTGCGCTCGGCAATGGGTTTGCGAAACATTCGGCTGATGATTCCGTTTTGCCGGCGCATCGATGAAGCAAAGCGCGTGCTCGCGTTGATGGCGGAGCAGGGCCTTAGACGCGGCGAGGACGGCCTGGAAATTTACGTCATGTGCGAGATTCCGAACAACGTCATCCTCATCGATCAATTTGCCGCCCTTTTCGACGGCTTTTCAATCGGCTCCAATGATCTCACTCAGCTCACACTGGGCGTGGATCGCGACTCCGAGATCGTCTCGTTTGATTTCGACGAGCGCGATGAAGGTGTTCTGGAAATGATCCGCCTGACGGTCGCGGGCTGCAAAAAGAATCACCGGCACTGCGGGATATGCGGACAAGCGCCATCCGACTACCCAGAGGTGACCGAATTTCTGGTAAACCTCGGTATCGATTCGATTAGTGTCAACCCGGACGTTCTAATTAAAACCAGACGCTTGGTCTATGAAACTGAGCAGTCCCAGCACCCGGTTACAAGTGCGGGCTCTGCATCCTGAATTCTAATTTGCGGCTACTCGACCGCCGTTGAAAATGTTGAGGAAGTCCCCCCGCTTGGCATCTCCTGTTGACAGGAGAAAACTCACGCTCCGCTTGGCCCTTCAAAGGGCGAATAGAGCCGGGGGGACTACCTCAAAGCTTTCGTGCCAATCTGATAACAGCATCTTCCAATCGCCGCTCGAATGTCTTGACTAAAATCAAATTTTGTGCGAATTACAGCACTCGATGACTGGAACATGCGAGCCGGCTGATTGATCTAAATCAATTTGCGTTTTTCCATGTGGAATAACATTTTGCAACCAAACTTGGGCTTTCCATGCCGAATTCGGTCAGAACAGGGCAATGAGCGGAGAGCGGTTGTGGCGGATACAAAAAAGATTTCTCCGGTTGTAGAGGACGTCGGTGCGTTGCTTCTTCCAGATGATCCGGCACGCGCTGTAAAGGCTGACGCCATCAAGCTTCCCGCGCCGAGAACACAGGGCGGCAGGCCGCTTATGCAGGCGTTTAAACTGCGGCATTCATCACGCGAGTTTAGTAAAAAGAAATTGCCGCTGCAGGTACTGTCCGATCTTCTGTGGGCGGCGTTCGGTGTAAACCGCGCGGAAACCTGCGGTCGCACGGCACCGTCGGCACACGATTGGGAGGAGATCGACCTGTATGTCGCGACGGCCGACGGGCTCTATGTGTATGACGCGCACAGATGTGTGCTGAAGCGATTGCAGGCACGGGACATCCGTGCGCAGACTGGATTGCAATCCTATGTTGCGGACGCGCCAATTAATCTGGTTTACGTTGCGGACCTTGCGCGAATGGCCGCGGCTACTGAGGAGGAAAAGGCTTATTACTCCGGTCCGGATGCGGGGTTTATCGCGCAGAACGTGTATTTGTTTTGCGCATCGGAAGGTCTGGCAACAGTAGTGCGGGGGATGGTGGACCGCGCCGCACTCTCTAAGCTGATGAAGCTTTCGCCAAAGCAGCGCGTGGTGCTCGCGCAAACTGTCGGTTATCCTGGATGAACCCAATGAGCGACCGATCAATTTGTCTCAATGCGCGCCTTTGCCGATAATTTGATGTGGGCTCTTGTGATCCCTTGGAAATGTTGTAGAAAGCGCATTCTGAGCGGCGCCCAAGGCAAATAGGCATCAGAATAAAACTCCTGCGTAACGCGCGGACTATATGAATAGACTTACAAAGACACAATACGCCCGTTTGGCGCGCTTGCTCGACGCGCTCGATCACCGGATACGCGAGGATATTCGCGCTGTGCTGTTGCAGTCCGGTGACCAGAGATACATCGATCTTGCCGGAATGGTTCATGATACCGGGGACGAGTCCGTAGCAGATGTTCTGGCTGAACTCGATAACCAACTAATCGAGCGCCATTTACAGGAACTGAACGAGGTCGAGGCCGCGCGCCAACGGCTGGCGGACAAAAAAATCAACAGCTGCGTCGAATGTGGCGGCGAAATCGGCGTCGAACGGCTGACCGCTTACCCGGTTGCCGTGCGCTGCTTCGTATGCCAGGAGCAGTTTGAGAAAACCCACGCACACGAAGCCACCCCCCGGCTTTAATACGCTATGCCGGTCCACAACGCGGACATCGCGGCAATCTTCCAGGAGATCGCGGACCTGCTGGAAATCCGTGGCGATAATCCGTTTCGCGTTCGCGCCTACCGCAATGCGGCGCGCAGCGTCGGGGAATTCGGCCGCGAGTTCAAAACACTAATTGAATCCGGGGCGGAACTGCCGAAGCTTCCCGGAATCGGCCCCGACCTGACCGCCAAGATTCACGAGATTGTTGCCACAGGCCACTGCGCGGCGCTCGACAAGCTGCGCAAGGAAATGCCCCCGGCCATAACCAAACTGTTGCGCGTTCCGGGACTCGGTCCAAAACGGGTTCAGACGCTAAACCGCGAACTCGGCGTTGCAACGGTAGCTCAGCTTAAGCAAGCGGCGCGCGCCGGCCGCATACGCGACATTGCAGGATTCGGTGCGAAGACCGAGCGGCGCATCCTCGAAGCGCTGGAAGCGCACGCCGAGGAGTCGCAGCGAGTCAAGCTCTCCGTCGCAACACAATATGCCGAGGCGCTAGTCGATTATCTAAGGCGCGGGCGCGGCGTCAAACAGGTCGTGGTCGCAGGCAGTTACCGCCGCATGAAGGAAACGGTCGGCGATCTCGATATTCTGGTGACCGCCAAGGCGGGCGGAGAGGTGATGGAACGCTTCGTAACCTATGACGAAGTGAGCAAAGTGCTTGAGCAAGGGGAGACCCGTTGCAGTGTCGTGCTAAAAAGCGGGCTGCAGGTCGATTTGCGGCTGGTGCCCGAAGAAAGCTACGGCGCGGCATTGTATTATTTCACGGGTTCAAAGGCGCACAATATCGCAGTGCGCCGTCTTGCGCAATCGCGCGGCCTCAAGATTAACGAGTACGGCGTGTTCAAGGGGGAGCGGCGCGTGGCGGGGGAAACCGAAGAATCGGTTTTTGCTGCGGTCGGATTGCCGTTCATTGCGCCCGAGTTGCGCGAAGATCGCGGCGAAATCGAGGCCGCGCGCGCGGGCCGTCTTCCGCAGCTTCTCACGATTGCTGATTTGCGCGGCGACCTGCATACGCACACCAAGGCTTCCGACGGGCACAACACCGTCCGCGAGATGGCCGTTGCCGCAAAGGGCCAAGGCCTAAGTTACATTGCGATCACGGAACATTCGCGCCGGCTGGCAATGACCCACGGCCTCGATCCTGAGCGGGTGGCGCGGCAGATTGACGAAATCGACAGCATCAACGACGAGCTTTCCGGCATTACCGTGCTCAAAGGCATCGAGGTCGATATTTTGGAAGACGGCACGCTTGATCTGCCCGATTCGGTGCTGCAGCGGCTGGATGTGGTGATCGCCGCGGTGCACGGCAAATTCGAGCTGTCCCGCCGCAAACAAACGGAGCGCATCCTGCGCGCTCTGGACAATCGCTGTGTCAATTTGCTTGCGCATCCGACCGGACGCCTGATCGGCGCGCGCGAGCCGTACGATGTGGACATGCTGCGCATCATGCGCAAGGCGAAAAGTCGCCGCGTATTCCTGGAGCTCGACTCGCAGCCCGAGCGACTCGACCTTGATGATACGATGTGCCAGATGGCGCGCGACGAAGGCGTGCTGGTCAGCATAGATTCTGACTCGCACAGCACGTTGGATTTTGCCAACCTGCGCTACGGGGTGGGACAGGCGCGGCGCGGCTGGCTTGGGCCGGGCGATGTTCTTAATACCAGGGATCTTGCAGAACTGCGCCGGTTGCTTGCCGCGTGCCGCTAAGAGGATTGCCGAAAGGAGTCATGCCTGGCGTTTTCGCCAAAGCGTGTCAGGCACCTTGAGACGGGCGGACGTATTCGTGAAATGAAATGTTATTCTTCGTCGACCGTTTCACGTCGTACATGAGATTGTCAGCGATTTTTATTGCGTCATCGAGAGGCGGTGGAGGCGGGGGAAAGACTACGACGCCGATGCTGAAGCCGACTGACCAGTTGTTCTGGAAGACGACTTGCAGGAGGCGCTCCCGAATCCCTGTGAAGAACAGCTCCGCACCGGAAATATCGGTTTTCGCGAGCAGGATCGCAAACTCGTCACCGCCAAGACGTCCAACCGTGTCGGAACTGCGTGCACGCTCCGCCAGGGTAGCCGCCACGGTCTGGAGAACCCGGTCACCGATGCCGTGACCCAATGAATCGTTGATGCCCTTGAAGTTATCGAGGTCGAGATACGCCAGGGCAAGGGGATAGCGATGACGAGCCGCAAGCTGAAAAAGGAGCTGACATCTGTCCTTGAAGGCGCGGGCATTGAGAAGATTGGTAAGCGAGTCGCGTTGAGCAAGCCGCGATTGCAGTGCAAGCACTGCGTGCAATCTCGTGAGAAGATATGCGATTATAAGAAAAAAACCCAGCCGAACGAGCGCATTCCAAAGCGGAACAACGGCGTTGCTGTAATGGTGTCCCGATGTCAGATCAGCAATCAGCCAAATTGTCGCGGAGGCAACGCTCATTAGGATGCCGGCGCCAGTGCCCAAATACCAGGAGGCCAGAGAAACAGGAATCAGGTAGAAGATCGAGAACGACAGCTCGTAGCCGGTCAGGAAGTCGGTGGCACCGATAACACCCGCAAGCACAACGCAAGCGGCCGCCAGTGTAGCCCGGGTTCGAAGCGCGAGAAAGGCGTTCAAACGATCAAGCACATTGTTTTCAATCTAAAGTTGCATAACGGGTTGGCACCGGGGTTTTCATCGCTTGTCTTTCTTTGTCGCAGCCTTCATCGGTGAATAACCATGCACGTTACTTCGGAGACGCGAGTCGCGCAACTCCATTTTGGAAAGGACACACGAATTGATACCAAAGGTGCGACTCAAGGGCGACAAATCACCGCGGGCTACTTGACGCATTGCCCAAATGACGTCTGGCCCACTGTTTTGCCTGCCCGATGGCGATCCGAATTGCCTGGCCTTCCGGGTAGCCTTCGGCGAGCAGAGCGTTGGCGATAGCGATCGCCTTGTCGCGCACTGCCGGTTCAAGATGCTT encodes the following:
- a CDS encoding glycoside hydrolase family 57 protein, with product MLLWHMHQPDYRNYATGEFRLPWVYLHAIKDYSDMAFHLEHHPGVQVVVNFAPVLLDQIEDYTDQFAAGKLRDPLLRLLAHPEDKPISENDRTFILERCFHANHERMIEPYPAYKDLHTLFLALEARGPDAMRYLSDQYFFDLLIWYHLCWTGETVRRNSEIVTRLMTKGVHFSHAERMELFKLIGDLVSDIIPRYAKLAASGRIEISTSPHHHPLAPLLINFGSAREAEPRLTLPQSPEYPGGYERVESQLRTAITEHSRRFGETPAGVWPAEGAISAAFIGLLGAHGCKWTASGAKVLMNSLHGPEEDPRRTLYRPYRHVATAPDLALFFRDDRLSDLIGFEYGKWNGHDAAVNFISELEAIASHAVQGETPLVSVILDGENCWEYYPYNGYYFLDELYRLFESHPFVRTTTYRAYLNKMTTDAAALERITAGSWVYGNFTTWIGSNEKNRAWDLLCAAKHSFDLVIGSGRLDQKQVTAAYRQLTACEASDWFWWMGDYNPSFAVESFDHLYRENLGSLYRLLNLSLPAHLAHPISHGKGTPEAGGAMRRAAEPVHGT
- the ppsA gene encoding phosphoenolpyruvate synthase, whose amino-acid sequence is MTAQPDFVRFFEEIGIRNVPQVGGKNASLGEMYRELIPRGLRVPNGFATTAKAYRYTLDRADSWKALREALSGLNPADVNDLATRAARARDILYRAPLPSDFADEIVRAYGQLVRQYGPELSVAVRSSATSEDLPSASFAGQHESFLNIRGEQQLLDACRRCFASLFTDRAIRYRIDHGFDHFKVLMSVGVMKMVRSDLAASGVMFTLDTESGFRNVVFINAAYGLGENVVQGTVNPDEFYVFKPTLRAGYRTVLRRMVGKKEFRMVYASDSAHGTTQNVPVSHEERRRFCISDKEVVELAEAAIKIEEHYSTRAAAPMPMDLEWAKDGIDGLLYIIQARPETVVSRRTAGVLEEYRLNGKGKVKCTGRAVGESIATGTARVIQSIEQLPEFRDGEILVAKTTAPDWGTVMKKACAIVTSHGGRTCHAAIVARELGIPAIVGAEGATELIKTGDKITVSCAEGDVGKVYDGAIPFEKSQINPGAMPQPKTHVMVNLGNPELAFRTSFLPNDGVGLARMEFIIIEYIKAHPMALAHPERVTDAKERAALEELASDYASPADYFIERLSEGVATIAAAFYPKPVIVRLSDFKSNEYASLLGGKWFEPAEENPMLGFRGASRYAHPAYADGFILECRAMQRVRSAMGLRNIRLMIPFCRRIDEAKRVLALMAEQGLRRGEDGLEIYVMCEIPNNVILIDQFAALFDGFSIGSNDLTQLTLGVDRDSEIVSFDFDERDEGVLEMIRLTVAGCKKNHRHCGICGQAPSDYPEVTEFLVNLGIDSISVNPDVLIKTRRLVYETEQSQHPVTSAGSAS
- a CDS encoding nitroreductase family protein gives rise to the protein MADTKKISPVVEDVGALLLPDDPARAVKADAIKLPAPRTQGGRPLMQAFKLRHSSREFSKKKLPLQVLSDLLWAAFGVNRAETCGRTAPSAHDWEEIDLYVATADGLYVYDAHRCVLKRLQARDIRAQTGLQSYVADAPINLVYVADLARMAAATEEEKAYYSGPDAGFIAQNVYLFCASEGLATVVRGMVDRAALSKLMKLSPKQRVVLAQTVGYPG
- a CDS encoding TraR/DksA C4-type zinc finger protein; its protein translation is MNRLTKTQYARLARLLDALDHRIREDIRAVLLQSGDQRYIDLAGMVHDTGDESVADVLAELDNQLIERHLQELNEVEAARQRLADKKINSCVECGGEIGVERLTAYPVAVRCFVCQEQFEKTHAHEATPRL
- the polX gene encoding DNA polymerase/3'-5' exonuclease PolX, with product MPVHNADIAAIFQEIADLLEIRGDNPFRVRAYRNAARSVGEFGREFKTLIESGAELPKLPGIGPDLTAKIHEIVATGHCAALDKLRKEMPPAITKLLRVPGLGPKRVQTLNRELGVATVAQLKQAARAGRIRDIAGFGAKTERRILEALEAHAEESQRVKLSVATQYAEALVDYLRRGRGVKQVVVAGSYRRMKETVGDLDILVTAKAGGEVMERFVTYDEVSKVLEQGETRCSVVLKSGLQVDLRLVPEESYGAALYYFTGSKAHNIAVRRLAQSRGLKINEYGVFKGERRVAGETEESVFAAVGLPFIAPELREDRGEIEAARAGRLPQLLTIADLRGDLHTHTKASDGHNTVREMAVAAKGQGLSYIAITEHSRRLAMTHGLDPERVARQIDEIDSINDELSGITVLKGIEVDILEDGTLDLPDSVLQRLDVVIAAVHGKFELSRRKQTERILRALDNRCVNLLAHPTGRLIGAREPYDVDMLRIMRKAKSRRVFLELDSQPERLDLDDTMCQMARDEGVLVSIDSDSHSTLDFANLRYGVGQARRGWLGPGDVLNTRDLAELRRLLAACR
- a CDS encoding GGDEF domain-containing protein produces the protein MLDRLNAFLALRTRATLAAACVVLAGVIGATDFLTGYELSFSIFYLIPVSLASWYLGTGAGILMSVASATIWLIADLTSGHHYSNAVVPLWNALVRLGFFLIIAYLLTRLHAVLALQSRLAQRDSLTNLLNARAFKDRCQLLFQLAARHRYPLALAYLDLDNFKGINDSLGHGIGDRVLQTVAATLAERARSSDTVGRLGGDEFAILLAKTDISGAELFFTGIRERLLQVVFQNNWSVGFSIGVVVFPPPPPPLDDAIKIADNLMYDVKRSTKNNISFHEYVRPSQGA